In Aegilops tauschii subsp. strangulata cultivar AL8/78 chromosome 3, Aet v6.0, whole genome shotgun sequence, one genomic interval encodes:
- the LOC109757300 gene encoding putative cellulose synthase-like protein H3: MIDISSRIQVAKQVSSCNYETDTHWGQEIGWSYGSMAEDILTGQRIHSSGWKSTLLDTNPPAFLGCAPTGGPASLTQYKRWATGLLEILLGQNSPIMATIFKRLQFRQSLAYLVFYVWSMRAPFELCYALLGPFCLFRNQSFLLKASNHGFSIQLALFLSYNIYNFVEYMECGLSARTWWNNMRMQCIVSISSWLLAFLSVVLKTIGLSKTVFEVTRKDKSTSDGDPSTHETDLGWFTFDSSPVFIPVTTVAILNIATIAIGVWRHAIFWMITGNHDCQNIGEFMCCGWMILYFWPFIKGLVGRGRYGIPWNVKLKAWVIVVAFLYFCRGD, encoded by the exons ATGATCGACATATCGAGTCGCATCCAAGTGGCAAAACAAGTGTCCAGCTGCAACTATGAGACGGACACACATTGGGGTCAGGAG ATTGGTTGGTCCTATGGGTCAATGGCAGAAGACATTTTGACCGGCCAGCGCATCCATTCATCAGGTTGGAAATCCACGCTGCTGGACACTAACCCACCAGCATTCTTGGGATGCGCTCCTACAGGAGGACCAGCCAGCCTTACCCAGTATAAGAGATGGGCAACTGGCCTTCTAGAAATACTCCTCGGGCAGAATAGCCCAATCATGGCCACCATCTTCAAGCGCCTCCAGTTCCGGCAGTCCCTTGCATACCTAGTGTTCTACGTCTGGTCCATGAGGGCACCTTTCGAGCTATGCTATGCACTATTAGGACCTTTCTGTCTCTTCAGAAACCAATCCTTCCTTCTCAAG GCATCAAACCATGGTTTCAGCATTCAACTAGCCCTATTCTTGTCCTACAACATATACAACTTTGTGGAGTACATGGAATGCGGACTCTCAGCGCGGACTTGGTGGAACAACATGAGGATGCAATGCATCGTATCAATCTCCTCTTGGCTCCTTGCTTTCCTTAGTGTGGTCCTCAAAACAATCGGCCTCTCCAAAACTGTGTTTGAGGTCACCCGTAAGGACAAAAGCACATCAGATGGTGATCCCAGCACCCATGAGACTGATCTAGGGTGGTTCACCTTTGACTCTTCACCAGTGTTCATCCCAGTGACGACAGTTGCAATCTTGAACATTGCCACAATTGCTATCGGGGTATGGCGTCATGCCATTTTTTGGATGATAACAGGAAATCATGATTGCCAAAATATTGGAGAATTTATGTGTTGTGGATGGATGATATTATACTTTTGGCCATTTATCAAAGGCCTTGTTGGTAGGGGAAGATATGGAATCCCATGGAATGTCAAGCTCAAGGCTTGGGTGATTGTGGTTGCCTTCTTGTACTTCTGTAGAGGAGATTAA
- the LOC109757301 gene encoding probable xyloglucan glycosyltransferase 3, whose amino-acid sequence MASSWWGDKEEHGTPVVVKMDNPYSLVEIDGPGMDSSEKARRSKNAKQFKWVLLLRAHRAVGCVAWLAGGFWGLLGAVNRRVRRSRDADAEPDAEASGRGRHMLGFLRAFLLLSLAMLAFETAAYLKGWHYFPRDLPEHYLRQLPEHLQNLPEHLRHLPENLRHLPENLRHLPDGLRMPEQQEIQGWLHRAYVAWLAFRIDYIAWAIEKLSGFCIVLFMVQSIDRILLCLGCFWIKLRGIKPGLKAAANKRGSKYADDDDLEDGDDLGAYFPMVLLQMPMCNEKEVYETSISHVCQIDWPRDRMLVQVLDDSDDETCQMLIRAEVTKWNQRGVNIIYRHRLSRTGYKAGNLKSAMSCEYVKDYEFVAIFDADFQPNPDFLKLTVPHFKGNPELGLVQARWSFVNKDENLLTRLQNINLCFHFEVEQQVNGIYLNFFGFNGTAGVWRIEALEDSGGWMERTTVEDMDIAVRAHLQGWKFIYLNDVKVLCELPESYQAYRKQQHRWHSGPMQLFRLCLPAIIKSKIPLWKKANLVMLFFLLRKLILPFYSFTLFCVILPLTMFVPEAELPIWVICYVPMIMSVLNILPAPKSFPFVIPYLLFENTMSVTKFNAMVSGLFQLGSSYEWVVTKKAGRTSSESDIFAMAEETDTATRPAPRLVRGVSEAGLEAWAKTHQLDNKDLQLKAQAEEVTSLAAAIKKTSKAKPPNRIFKKELALAFLLLIAATRSLLSAQGLHFYFLLFQGVTFLVVGLDLIGEQVS is encoded by the exons ATGGCGTCGTCGTGGTGGGGCGACAAGGAGGAGCACGGCACACCGGTGGTTGTCAAGATGGACAACCCCTACTCCCTGGTGGAGATCGACGGCCCCGGCATGGACAGCTCCGAGAAGGCGCGGCGCAGCAAGAACGCCAAGCAGTTCAAGTGGGTGCTCCTCCTGCGCGCGCACCGCGCCGTCGGCTGCGTCGCGTGGCTCGCCGGCGGCTTCTGGGGCCTCCTGGGCGCCGTTAACCGCCGCGTCCGCCGGAGCCGGGACGCCGACGCAGAGCCCGACGCCGAGGCCTCAGGGCGCGGCCGCCACATGCTCGGCTTCCTCCGCGCGTTCCTGCTCCTCTCGCTCGCCATGCTCGCCTTCGAGACGGCCGCCTACCTGAAAGGGTGGCACTACTTCCCCCGGGACCTGCCCGAGCACTACCTCCGCCAGCTCCCCGAGCACCTGCAGAACCTGCCGGAGCACCTCCGCCACCTTCCGGAGAACCTTCGGCACCTTCCGGAGAACCTCCGCCACCTGCCGGACGGCCTCCGCATGCCGGAGCAGCAGGAGATCCAGGGGTGGCTCCACCGCGCATACGTGGCATGGCTGGCCTTCCGCATCGACTACATCGCGTGGGCCATAGAGAAGCTCTCCGGCTTCTGCATCGTCCTCTTCATGGTGCAGTCCATCGACCGCATCCTCCTCTGCCTCGGCTGCTTCTGGATCAAGCTCCGCGGCATCAAACCCGGCCTCAAGGCTGCCGCAAACAAACGTGGCAGCAAATACGCCGACGACGATGACCTCGAGGACGGCGATGACCTCGGCGCCTACTTCCCCATGGTCCTCCTGCAGAtgcccatgtgtaacgagaaagAG GTGTACGAGACGTCGATCTCACACGTGTGCCAGATCGACTGGCCGCGAGATCGGATGCTGGTGCAGGTGCTGGACGACTCGGACGACGAGACGTGCCAGATGCTCATCAGGGCGGAGGTGACCAAGTGGAACCAGAGGGGAGTGAACATCATCTACCGCCACCGGCTGTCGCGCACCGGGTACAAGGCCGGCAACCTCAAGTCCGCCATGAGCTGCGAGTACGTCAAGGACTACGAGTTCGTCGCCATCTTCGACGCAGACTTCCAGCCCAACCCAGACTTCCTCAAGCTCACCGTCCCACACTTCAAG GGGAACCCGGAGCTTGGGCTGGTGCAGGCGCGTTGGAGCTTCGTGAACAAGGACGAGAACCTGCTGACCCGGCTGCAGAACATCAACCTGTGCTTCCATTTCGAGGTCGAGCAGCAGGTCAATGGCATCTACCTCAACTTCTTCGGCTTCAATGGCACCGCGGGCGTGTGGCGCATCGAGGCCCTCGAGGACTCGGGCGGGTGGATGGAGCGCACCACCGTGGAGGACATGGACATCGCCGTGCGCGCCCATCTCCAGGGATGGAAGTTCATCTACCTCAACGATGTCAAG GTGCTCTGCGAACTGCCGGAATCGTACCAGGCCTACCGGAAGCAGCAGCACCGGTGGCACTCCGGCCCCATGCAGCTCTTCCGCCTCTGCCTCCCAGCCATCATCAAGTCCAAG ATCCCGTTGTGGAAGAAGGCCAACCTGGTgatgctcttcttcctcctcagaaAGCTCATCCTGCCCTTCTACTCCTTCACGCTCTTCTGTGTGATCCTGCCGCTCACCATGTTCGTGCCCGAGGCGGAGCTGCCGATCTGGGTCATCTGCTACGTGCCCATGATCATGTCGGTGCTCAACATCCTGCCGGCGCCCAAGTCCTTCCCTTTTGTCATCCCATACCTCCTCTTCGAGAACACCATGTCCGTGACCAAGTTCAACGCCATGGTGTCGGGGCTGTTCCAGCTGGGCAGCTCCTACGAGTGGGTCGTCACGAAGAAGGCCGGCAGAACCTCGTCGGAGTCCGACATCTTTGCAATGGCCGAGGAGACCGACACCGCCACCAGGCCCGCCCCCAGGCTCGTCCGCGGAGTGTCCGAGGCTGGGCTGGAGGCATGGGCCAAGACACATCAACTTGACAACAAGGACCTGCAACTGAAGGCCCAGGCGGAGGAGGTCACATCACTGGCAGCTGCGATCAAGAAGACCAGTAAGGCCAAGCCACCCAACAGGATCTTCAAGAAGGAGCTGGCCCTGGCCTTTCTCCTCCTCATCGCCGCGACGCGCAGCCTGCTCTCGGCGCAGGGGCTGCACTTCTACTTCCTGCTCTTCCAGGGCGTCACCTTCCTCGTCGTCGGACTCGACCTTATAGGCGAGCAGGTCAGCTAG